Sequence from the Sphingomonas koreensis genome:
GCCCGGCGACAGAGATCGTCGCAGGCTGTTGATCAGCCGGAAAAGAGACGAAAACGGAGATAGTTTGAGGCATGCGTCTCACCCGTCGTCTTCCCCGGAAAGCCGGAGCGTGCCTCGCTGAAATCCATGCCGAGCGGCAGGAAGACAAGCTGAGCCAGCGCGGTACAGAGCAGGCCCCACCAGGCAAGCACCTCTTGCTCCCGGATCAGCGCCAGCGCGTCGCAGGCCAGCATCGGCATGAACATCACCCAGGCGGCCATGCACCATTCGTTGCGCAGATAGCGGCTGCCGATGATAAAGGCGGCGAGGTGCTGGAGCAGGTTCACCCAATGGAATGGGGCGCCGAGCCAGAAGACGAACTCTCCCGCCAGCCAGCTAAGCACGATGACGCGCGCAAGCGGGCTGAACGGCGCAACGAACAGCCCCGTCAGGATGATGCCGAGATAGTAGAGGTGCCCCGGCCCCATGGGCACTCGGTCAGACGGGCTTGGAAGGCTTGGGCGGCGCGGGCGGGGTCGGGGCCGGTGCAGGCGGCGGCGGGGGCGCAGGCGGCCAACCACCGTGCTGGCCGCTCATCGACAGTTCATGATCCCCGCTCATATAAGTCTCCCACAGCAACACTCGCCCGAAATCGAATCGGGATCGCTTCTTTTCTCAAGCATAGCGTGCGTCACGCGCAAGTCGCGCGCTGTTCTTTCCTAACGGTATCTTTACCCATGTAACCCTAAGCGTTCCGCAAGGCGCGTGATATGTGGAGGCGGGACGCCGGCTCCAGTTGCGTGCGGGACGGAGGTTTTGGGTGATGCGTTTTGGGCATAATGCGAGGGTTCTGACGGCCGTGTCGATCGCCGCGATCGCGCTTTCGAGCTGCGCGGGCGGGAATAATCGGCCCGAATTGCCGTCCACTACCTTTGTCGCCAGCCGCGAAGGGCCGGGCGAGGAATATGTGATCGGCCCGCTCGACAGCCTGCAGATCTTCGTATGGCGCAATCCTGAGCTTTCGGCCAAGGTGCAGGTGCGTCCGGACGGCCGCATCACCACACCGCTGATCAGCGACATGCCCGCGGTCGGCAAGACCCCGGCGATGCTTGCCGACGATCTCAAGATCGCGCTTGGCGAGTATATCAAGGATCCGATCGTCTCGGTCATCGTCGAGAATTTCAGCGGCACGTTCAGCCAGCAGGTCCGCATCGTCGGTGCAACCGAGAAACCGGCATCGCTGCCCTA
This genomic interval carries:
- a CDS encoding XrtA/PEP-CTERM system exopolysaccharide export protein translates to MRFGHNARVLTAVSIAAIALSSCAGGNNRPELPSTTFVASREGPGEEYVIGPLDSLQIFVWRNPELSAKVQVRPDGRITTPLISDMPAVGKTPAMLADDLKIALGEYIKDPIVSVIVENFSGTFSQQVRIVGATEKPASLPYRANMTLLDAMIAVGGLSEFAAGNRARLVRFDKNTGQQREYRLRLSALLKNGDTSANVRLEPGDVIIIPESMF